Below is a window of Aptenodytes patagonicus chromosome 15, bAptPat1.pri.cur, whole genome shotgun sequence DNA.
ctccccaccgAGATCCAAGGTAAAAAAGGGTCAGTGAGCTGCACTGCATTTTAATTGCACCAATACAGTTAAATATTAAATGGAGAAAGCAACTCTacacagcaaatgaaaaacaagcatttaCATAGTAAATCTGTAAGATGTACAGACTATTTAGTTTTAACCCAGTTGTCTATACATGAATATCCCACTGCAGTTTTTggtgttaaaaacaaaatgaacattttcaggTTCACGTAGAATTGGGAAGTTATTGAGAAACAAACTTTCCTCCCTCATAAGCCAacactgatggggggggggggggagggcaggacaCCCTAGGCTTTTTCATACCAGGAGAAACACATTGGCAATCCCTCCCTCTACTAGCATGGGTAGAAATGAGCAACACTTTCTGAATACACTTgatttccccccacacaccccaagGGGCATATCCTGTTATCCTGCCAGGATAGCTAACACTACCGAGTTAGACACTGATCAGTTGGGGAAAGAGTTCATTGGCAAAGCTATCCTCCCAAGCATGGTCAATGTCAAGCGGAGAGGACATGTCACTGAAGGGCGACAGGGATCCTTCATATCCAGAGTCACTACAGGCATCCAACAGATAGCTTGAGGCTGCAAGGCTATGATGAGAGGAAAGCAGATGAGAGATGCCCAGTTCAGGCATGAAGCTGTCTACAGGTTCTTCTTTCACAGATACTGGGACCTCAGGGATAGCTTTGTCTTCAGATGGAGAGAGAGATAATTCCTCAATTTTCACTAGCGTATTGGTTTGGTTGCCCATTTTAACAGGAATCTCCAGTATTAGGGGCTTTGTGTACACGTGATCAAACCTTATCAGTTCATTAATGGCCTCCAGCTTAGCTGATGGGGACCCcaaagagggagagggggaggttGGTATGGAATTTGTTTCTCCACAGATCTCTTCCTCCAGTTTTTCCAGGCATGTTGACTCTGAATCAGCATATTTGAGAAACATCTCTGGGTCCAGACTGTCCAGAAAGCCCAATAGGAGATCAGACTGCAGaatgaaatactgttttagaAAGACAGCCTACTACTGTTACAGCAAGACATCAGTCATGGCATCTATTAATCCTCATCCAGAAGTTAAAATACACTAATGTGATCACAGAACTAGGAGTTTTACCACCACCACTATCAGAACAGACAGTTAAGGCAATTACTTATCTTTCAGAAATTCTTTGTCCATTAACTTTTTGTAAGGGTACTGGCAATCCCCATAGAATTCTACATGCGTTTGATATTCACAGCCTCTATTAGAAACTCAAGATCTTGGACCCACCAGGTACAAACACCACACTACCTGCTGGCTTCACAGAGCAAGTACCAGAACCTGGCTTCGGTAGACCTGCCCATGACCAaagttggggggggttgttttgggtttttttgcagtgtttggttttggggtttttttttaggtgaaaGATGCCTGTCCTTACATTTCTGGAGGTCGTTCCTAAGGGACAGGCTTTAAGTTCAAACAGCTTCGCTGAGTGCCAGCACATCAGCAAAATGATCATTTGTTTTTAACAACAGTAAAAGCACAGTATGCTTTCGGTATTTGTACACTTTTGCTGTAAGAGCTAAGAGACTGTTTCAGGCAATATCCTCTAATATTTTATGGAAACAGGACTTGAGTTCAAGTTGCATGAACTCCTGTATTCACTGGATACAGCCTAACACAGCTGTTCTGAGCAACAGGTATGGCATTCCAAGACTTGGAAAACAAGCCAACTATGGAAAGTCATCAAGAAGTTACAACACTAGTCTTAAATCCACAGTGGTTCTGAATTTCATGGGCATTTTGGGTAGGAGTGGATGCTCACCTCTGAGTCTGAAGAGTCACTGCCATCAGAATCCATGTGGAAGTTATCAGAAATGGTGACTGCTGGGCCTGCACCTGCTGCAGAGGAACACGTAGTCTGAGTGCTGCGGACTCAGCGGACCCGGTCACCAACCTAATCTCATCCACCTGCGATTCCTTCACAACCTGTACCAAGGAAAAAATCATCAGTCACCACAGATGTCCTGGCAGACAGTACAGTACATAATCCTGAGGATTATGCTCTTCCTGCAAAGGCTTCCAGCATTAGATTCTCCACTTGCTTGTCCAGTAGGAACCTGAAGGTAAGACCACTTCCAAAGTTGGCTCAAACTTCAGCACATTTGCAGGTTTGTTTTGTTCGCCACTTTTAAATGACAGCCTGACCCTCCCCACTATACCCCCATTCTTTTGAGACAGGCATACATGACTAACAGTTACTACTTCATTTCTAGAACATGATGTAGAAGAGCAGATGAAATAATCTTAAAGACAGCTTGGAACTAGTCGGCTCGCTATCTCCCACGCTACCAGCGGCGCCCGCTTCAGACTCGGTATCTGTTTAGTCTGTGGGAAAGCCTCCATTTGGAGGACAAGAGTGTTTCTGGCACATGAAGTATCCCTCTTCACAGCATGGCAGTTCCAGCCCAAGAGCTCTCAGGACGGGGTTACTCCTCCCCACCCACCGCCACGCAGTCACCTCTCGGAGCACGGCAGCTCTTGGCAGGTTCTGCCGAGAAAGAGGGAGACGAGCCACCAGCGCGGCAGAAGGCTCACCTTGGACTCGCTCTCCTCCTCTGTCTTCAGAGCATCCAGGCCCAGGCGGCGGCGAAGCTCCTGGTTCTCCAGAGCAAGGCCACACGTCTTTTCCCGCAGGAGCTGgttttccagcagcagcttctggTTCTGCAGAGAGCCGTGAAGCAGGGCGGCCGCGGagccggccgcggccgccccccgccccgcgggcccACCCAGCCCCttacctcctcctccagctccaccaCCTGCTGCTCCAGCTCCGTCATCCGCGCCTTCTTCCTGTCCCGGGCGCTCTGGGCCGCCACGCGGTTCTTCAGCTTCCTGCGGGGCAGGGCGGCCGTCAGCGCCGCGGGCCCCCCCCGcggcaccgcggccagcccccaCTCACCTGCGCAGCGCCTTCTCCTCCGGGCTCAGATGGGTGAGCCGCTGCCGCTTGCGGGCCGGCTGCGGGGCCTCCAGGCCCGGGGCGGCTCCTGCCGGCAGGACAACGGAAAGGTGCCGgccggctgcggggccggggggctcgGCCGCTTTGCTGGGGATGAGGAGCAGCCGGGGGGCCGCGGCACCGGGCAGCGCTGCCATGGCCGGCGCGGACGGGACGGGAGGCGACGCGCTGCCCGGCGCCAGGACTCGCGACCGGCTACGCTGCCTGCGGCCCCGCCCGGATTTCTACTATCGTGGCTCTTCCTCATTGGCCGGGACGGCACGACGATACGCCCAGACTAGCCCGTGATTGGCCTGCGGCTGAAAGCAAGGGGGGAAATGAATTGCATCAGACGAGGGGGTTGGGGTTGGTGAGATGTCAGTGCGTGGCGGAGGGGCGGGGTCACCGGAGCTCGCGGGGCGCCTGGGagcgcgggcggcccggcccggcccggcccgtgcgggggcgcggggcctctcgctgcccggcccggctccTGGGTTGTGCCCGCCCGGGCCTCgccgtgctgctgctgcggcgCGATGGCGTCGCTGGGGCGAGGGGGGGGCGGTGTCGCCCCAGTTGAGGAGTGTCTCGAGGAGGGACCGAGCGCGGTCAGGGGTGGCGATGCAGTTAAAGCTGTTCTGTGGCCACCTTCCCAGAGGCGACCTGTCCCAAAGCAGTCACGAGCAGAATCCGAGGGAAAGGGACAACTTCCCGTGGGAACACAAGTGCCAAGAGTGGAGCTATAACAGATGCCATGAGAATGGGCTAAAAATGGGctaaaaagaacaagaaagcagATAAAAGGTTAGTGATTGATGAGTAGAAGTTGCAAGAGAGCATGCAGAGAGACCTCAGGGTTTATCCTTTGAATACAGTttggtgaacggagttaaatccagttggcggccggtcacgagcggtgttccccagggctcagtactggggccggtcttgttcaatatctttatcgatgatctggatgaggggattgagtgcaccctcagtaaatttgcagatgacaccaagttgggcaggagtgttgatctgctcgagggtaggaaggctctgcagagggacctggacaggctggatcgatgggtcgaggcc
It encodes the following:
- the XBP1 gene encoding LOW QUALITY PROTEIN: X-box-binding protein 1 (The sequence of the model RefSeq protein was modified relative to this genomic sequence to represent the inferred CDS: deleted 2 bases in 1 codon) — translated: MAALPGAAAPRLLLIPSKAAEPPGPAAGRHLSVVLPAGAAPGLEAPQPARKRQRLTHLSPEEKALRRKLKNRVAAQSARDRKKARMTELEQQVVELEEENQKLLLENQLLREKTCGLALENQELRRRLGLDALKTEEESESKVVKESQVDEIRLVTGSAESAALRLRVSAAGAGPAVTISDNFHMDSDGSDSSDSESDLLLGFLDSLDPEMFLKYADSESTCLEKLEEEICGETNSIPTSPSPSLGSPSAKLEAINELIRFDHVYTKPLILEIPVKMGNQTNTLVKIEELSLSPSEDKAIPEVPVSVKEEPVDSFMPELGISHLLSSHHSLAASSYLLDACSDSGYEGSLSPFSDMSSPLDIDHAWEDSFANELFPQLISV